The Strix uralensis isolate ZFMK-TIS-50842 chromosome 16, bStrUra1, whole genome shotgun sequence genome has a window encoding:
- the NHLRC4 gene encoding NHL-repeat-containing protein 4 has translation MDYTLEASQQKEKLLKTIYTLQLKSIATLQTASPLLSSQRGMGMVTQHQVHQLADKAKSLCRDLDNIKNLLHYCQDDLVQQIPNPTGSRYGGVSGIHCSLDGSIYVTAESAPWVHGLSTTGQILRSLPCQKTGLEGSTFLPEDVTVTRTGMVAVADMMNGAIWIFNPHTSLSKGEWIKIRKVGSPRGIGVDSMGKILVADYAQGQVHSFALDHAFKMLNIHSVSNLQGPRYVSPAPNGGFVVSEECGDVKVFMSSRKLLCSLSSKYGHQFGNPAGVCVDADGSILVADEQRRTVHLFPEHGAPICLVSAGLRRPTGMACSSFGHLFVADTGENCVKVFKYCVRPPYSHANPGALCGDPA, from the coding sequence ATGGACTACACCCTGGAGGCCAGCCAGCAAAAGGAGAAGCTTCTGAAAACCATCTATACCCTCCAGCTGAAGTCCATTGCCACGCTCCAGACAGCCAGCCCACTGCTGAGCAGCCAGCGTGGCATGGGCATGGTGACACAGCACCAAGTCCACCAGCTGGCAGATAAGGCCAAAAGCCTGTGCAGAGATCTGGACAACATTAAGAACCTCCTCCACTATTGCCAGGACGACCTGGTCCAGCAGATTCCCAACCCCACCGGCAGCCGCTATGGGGGAGTAAGTGGAATCCATTGCTCCCTGGATGGCTCTATCTATGTGACAGCTGAGAGTGCTCCCTGGGTCCACGGCCTCAGCACCACAGGCCAAATTCTGCGGTCCCTGCCCTGCCAGAAAACAGGGTTGGAAGGCAGCACTTTCTTGCCAGAAGATGTGACTGTGACTCGGACAGGAATGGTGGCTGTAGCTGACATGATGAACGGAGCCATCTGGATCTTCAACCCTCACACCAGCCTCTCCAAGGGGGAATGGATAAAGATCAGAAAGGTTGGCTCCCCCAGGGGTATTGGAGTAGACTCCATGGGCAAGATCTTGGTAGCAGACTATGCACAAGGCCAAGTCCACAGCTTTGCTCTGGACCATGCCTTCAAGATGCTCAATATCCACTCAGTCTCCAACCTGCAGGGACCTCGCTACGTCAGTCCAGCACCCAACGGAGGCTTCGTGGTAAGTGAGGAGTGCGGAGACGTCAAGGTCTTCATGAGCAGCCGTAAgctcctctgctccctcagcAGCAAATACGGACACCAGTTTGGCAACCCAGCTGGGGTCTGCGTTGACGCGGATGGCAGCATCCTGGTGGCAGACGAGCAGCGCCGTACAGTCCACTTGTTCCCAGAGCATGGGGCTCCCATCTGCCTGGTGTCCGCAGGGCTGCGGAGGCCCACCGGCATGGCTTGCTCCTCCTTTGGGCACCTCTTTGTGGCAGACACAGGGGAGAACTGTGTCAAAGTCTTTAAGTACTGCGTGAGGCCCCCTTACAGCCACGCCAACCCTGGCGCACTGTGTGGTGACCCAGCCTAA